The region TCTGCTGAACAGTTGGAGAAGACGGCGGCAGCTGTCATCCAGCTAATGAAACAATCATATGAAACCGGGGGCATTACGAACGACTTCGACCTAGCCATGAAATTGAAGGATAAAGGACAAAAGAGGCCGCAATATCGCCATTGGGTATTTAATCGCGGCGGTCAGCCATGCAGGGTGTGTGGAACCGAAATCGTCAAAACGATTGCAGCCTCGAGGCGGTTGTATTTTTGCCCGACATGCCAGAATAGGTAAGTTGGTTGGCGGCGGGTGTGGGCCCCCGCAGAGGAGAGCCTACAGACACTCGGAAAGGGAGCATCCTGCTGTTGAGATCAACCTTGAGCATCTTTTATGAATTTTCACGAGAATTTACGAATAAAGCGTGAAGATATCGCTCAAAAGTTAGCAGAACCATGAAGATTTCCTGCGAACAGCTATAATTTTCATCAACTGTTATTGAAAAAGGGAAAATGAAAGGTGGATTGCATGTTTGAAGATAAAAAGTGAAGAGCACCAAACAAAATATCTTCGAAAAATGGGAAGATATCTTCGAAATTCTGATTTTATCTCCGAAAACTCCTCATTTATCTGCGAAAATCCAGAAATATCGATTATTTTACAAATTTCGACATCATTTTTTTGCTCGGTGCACAAAAATACCTGCCCCTGTTAAAGGGGCAGGTTGAATCCGTTTATCTTACAACATCCACATCGGATGCTTTCACAAAAGCATAACGGTGATTGAAGTGGATGCGATAATATTCTTCATTGCCGTAGACCATTTTATGGACGCCGTAAGGTGAAAGGGTGTAGACTTTGGCGTTATAGTAGTCTCCTTTGACCTTTTCCTCTGCGGCATAGACTTGTCCTGCCGTAATCGAATATTGCAGCGGTAACAAGGATTTCGGCGTAACATCTTCTGGATATGCAGATTCTTCAGGCCAAGCTGCACCGTAGACCGGAATGGAATCTATCCCTTCTTTCGGCGTCACCATCTTCAGCATTTTGCCCTCAACGCTGTTTTTGTTGTGCGGGTTATAGAACCACGCTTTTTGACCTGCATACCAGATGGCATCCCAGTCGCCTTGACTGTCCGCCAATACATACGTTTGGCCGGCTTCGGCTTTATTTCCCCAATTCAATGCTTCATCGTACCGCGCATCAGGAAGGGCCGCATCTGTGATTGTAGGTGCATCGAAGCTTGGTTCTGTATACAAGTAGACGAAGTTGGTCGAATGCTCGCGCAGATTTCCATCTTCCACGTCGACAATTTGTTTATTCGTTTCAAAATGCGGCTTCAATGTCACGATTTTTTTCGAACCATGTTCCGGCTTCAGCGGTGCACCTAGCAGCTCGAAATAATGCTCCCAATCCCAGAAAGGACCCGGGTCAGTATGCATTCTGCTTTGAGAATAAGGCGACAGTCCCGGCACCTCGCTGTGGCTTAAAATATGGCCGCGGTCCAATGGAATATGATATTTAGTTGCTAAGTATTTGACCAGCTTGGCAGAAGCCCGGTACATCTGCTCACTGTACCAATCTCCCCCTTGAAGGGCATATCCTTCATGTTCGATACCGATGGAGTGCATATTGAAATACCAGTTCCCTGCATGCCAGGCGACATCTTTGTTTTGAACCATCTGTGTAATCTGCCCGTCGGCTGAACGGATCACATAGTTTGCCGATGCACCGTAAGGGTTGGCAAACAAATTGATGGTCGGTTCGTATTCCACTTCGGTGTCATGGATGACGATATAGCGGATGTCAGGGCCGAAGTTAGGGCGGTCTGCGACATCGTAGTCCGTATAGTTCCCAGGATTGTCGCTAAGTTGCTCATAAAACGCCGGGATGAACTGGGCATCCACACCTTTAGGAACTTCAAGGCGGGGATCCTGCTTGTTTTTATGGAAATGGAAATTTTTTGTCGTTTCATGATTTTCTTTCACTGATTCAGGTTTGATTTGCAGACGTTGTCCATCGGTTGTCGTCCTGGACAGCCCATTTTGGATAGTGCTGTAGACTTCATCGGCAAATCCTGTGGCGGCCGTTTCTTCCATGGAACCACTGAATTTGGCGACGGCGCCGTACCAATCTTCCGTTTTAGCCGGAACTGCTCCAAGTGAATCCTTCGCATACTGTGCGAGAAGTGCTGCAGCGCCGCGAATATTCTCTGCAGGGTCTTTCTTCAGGACATCCGGGTCTTCATTGATTAGCTTGGCCGCTTGATCCAACGTATGCTGGCCGGGCTGGCTGCTCAGCTGAAACGAATGTGCTTCGTCCAGCCCTTTATCGTTTTGAGTCAGTTGATCGACTTGGGTCAAGTGCATGACACCATATCCGCCGGACGTGCTTGGCTTGCCGTCGTGCTGCTCCCATCTAGTGAGATTGTAGGATACGGCAAGAAGAATTTCTTCCGGCACACCAAACTCTTTTGCCGCTTTCTTAAATGCCTCCTGTAATTGTGCTGGATCGACCGCTGTTTTTGCAAATGCTGTATGTACGGTTGCAGCATTGGGCACTGAGACATTCCCAACCGGGAATAATACCGCTGCGCTTAAAGCAATGGCCGCGGTGAATTGCCCCGTCTTTATCCATTTTCTTTTCAAAAGATAACCTCCCCTAAAAAATCGTATGGTTGCATTCTTCACAGGAATTCTTTAGCAAGAAGGTTTTTCCTTTAATATTTTTTGAAAATTACAAAAATGAACACATTATACTACAACAAAAAAAGGAATTTATAGGTAATTGGAAATGAAAAATGCGTAAGATGACAAAAAAAGGCGCCGAATCACGCGTGATTCGGCGCTCAACTATTATTGCCGGGGAAACTGTTGGTTCATCTGCCCGGGATTGGGCATTTGCGGACGCCCGGTGAAAGGGACGTAGCTGTTGGTCATTTGCATCATATCTTGCTGCGTCAATTGTGGAACTTGGTAATACTGATGCTTGTTTTGATAAAGAAAAATCTCATAGGCCATCTCAATGAAATTCGGTACATTGTCAGCAAGAACTCGGCGGACGACCGGATTCGTTACCTCAACCGAAGTCATCGTCAACAATGATGCGGTCGATTTGATCAAACCAAGCATATGGCCAGAAATTCCCTTGTCCTGGATTTCCATGATGGATTGGTTCGGCTTCTTCGGTTGCGTCGGCTTAATGCCGTAGGTGACGTTGTGGGATTGGCCCATGCTGTAGCTTTGAGTCGGATGGGAAGGATCTTTTCCGCTCGTGAAACATTCGCACGTTATGTTGTATTGATCCAGGATAAATTGGTATTGATGATCGAGAATTTGAAGCAGCTCGGGATCCTTCACAAATAAGCGGAACATCATATATTGATCCAGGACATTGATCATCCCGGCAATGACTTCGTGTAAATCAAAGACTTCATGCCCTCCATGGTTCATTTGCGGAGGAAGCTGGCTGGATTGACTTGTAGGGTTGGTGGAGCCCATTTGATTGTTTGGGTTAAAACGATTTTGCATAGTGTGATCTCCTTAACAAAAATTTTCATCGTCTTTAGTATGGACTGTCTCTCAAAAACATTGCCTTGAAAAATTTAGAATGTATTTGTTAACCCGCAAAATACTTCGTAGTTCGAAATAATCATTTTAAAAAGCTTCGATGCCCTAAACATCAACCAGCGCAAGGGTATCAGGAAAATGAATAATTTTTATATTTGGAATAATCAGAAAAAATATTCAAATAATGGACAGGCTATGGTAAAATCCTTTAACAATAATAGAAAATTGAGGAGTGTGGGAGTCGTGGCGTATAAATTGATAAAAAATGGAACATTGATCGACGGCAACGGAGGGGAGCCGATTCGAAATGCAGCGGTCCTCCTAAAAGACGGACTGATTGAATCTGCGGGTACAGAAGCAGAAGTGAAGGTCCCACAAGGCCAAGTGGAAGTGGTCGATGCGGAGGAAGGGTATATCCTTCCAGGATTCATCGACACGCATGTACATCTGATGTTTGAGATTGGGAAGGTGGAAGAGAAGCTGACCACGCCTTTCTCCTTCCAGTTTTATAAAGCGATTCAGCATATGAAGAGAACGCTCGATGCGGGTATTACCACTGTGCGTGATGCCGGGGGTGCCGACGCAGGTGTTAAAAAGGCTGTCGAAGATGGTGTCATTTCCGGTCCGAGGATGCAGATCAGCATCACTCCATTGACCATTACAGGTGGCCACGGCGACCAATGGATGCGTTCTGGGCTGGATGCAACCTTACATGGCTACCCAGGCAGCCCGGATGGACTTTGCGACGGAGTGGAAGAAGTAAGGAAAAAAGTTCGTGAGGTGCTCCGTGCGGGCGCTGACATCATAAAGGTCCATGCAACTGGCGGTGTGTTGAGCCCGACCGACCATCCCGAGTTTACACAATTCAGCCGAGAAGAACTGGAGGTTATCGTGCAGGAAGCGAAATATCGCCGCGGGCTCAAGGTGATGGCGCATGCCCAAGGGTCAGAAGGCATTAAAAATGCGGTCCGTGCAGGCATCCATTCGATTGAACATGGAATTTTCCTTGATGATGAAACGGTCGAATTGATGTTGAAACATGGTACCTACCTGGTCCCGACCTTGCTTGCCCCGGTTTCGGTATTGGAATCGGCTGAGAAAGATGGCTCCATGCCATCCTACGGTGTCCAAAAAAGCAGAGAAGTGATTGAAATCCATAAAGAAAGCATACGGCAGGCCTATCACGCCGGAGTCAAGATTGCGATGGGCACCGACGCAGGGGTTATGGCGCACGGTACAAACCTGAGGGAATTGGGGTTGATGTGCGAAATCGGTATGACTCCTATGGAAGCGATTGTCGCATCAACGAAAACTGCCGCAGAGTGCCTGGGTTGGGGCGATCGATTAGGAACGGTCGAAGCTGGAAAATATGCAGACATCGTGGTTGCCAAAACGAATCCGTTAACTGATATTCAATCATTGGAGAATAATGATCATATTGTGGCGGTCTTTAAAGACGGGGAGATTGTTAAGAATCTCCTCACAAAAGAAGCTGCAGTTCAGATTTCATAACCAAAAAAGGCTGGCTTTTTTAAGTCAGCCTCAACTTTTATCCGATTGCGGAAATGCTGTAAAGCGAAAAAGATTTTGAAGGGGGTCTTAGTTGATGAATGAACCGGTTATTGCAGTCATGTTAATGCTTTTATTAGTCGCCGCTGGAGAAGTGGTTTCAATCGTATCAAGAGCGAGGGTGCCGATGCTATTGGTGGTCATGCTAGGGTACCTTATGCTCATTTGGACGGGGGTCTTCCCAAAAACATTGCTCGAAAACGCCACTTTGGGGACGTTCGGAGCTTTGATGGTCGCTCCGCTCATCATTCATATGGGTACGATCGTTCCGCTTAGAGTATTAAAAAGTCAATGGCAGGCCATCGTTATTGCACTGGTCGGGATGCTGACGGCAACGGTCTTGCTGCTTGCCTTTGTAACTCCGCTATTCGGCTATACAGCAGCTGTCGCTTCAGCAGGACCCATAACGGGAGGAATCATCGCTTTCATCATTACTTCAGGGAAACTGAAAGCCCTTGGAATGACGGGCGTCATAGCCATTCCGGCGTTGATCATTGCGGTTCAAGGGCTGATCGGAATGCCGCTTGCCGCCTTTTTCTTAAGGAGGTATGCAGCAAAAGTGAAGGAGGCTATCGACCGGGAAGGAATGGAACAAGTCGCAGCTGCTGTGGAGACGGTGGAAGAAGCAGGGGTTGAAGGAACATCGCTCCTGCCTAAGAAGTATCATACACACTCCATTTTATTGCTGCAGTTATTCATAGGCGGAGCGATCGCAGTTCTGCTTGGAAAAGCGACAGGTGTAAGCTACAGCGTTTGGGCGCTCCTGATCGGGATCGTCGGTGCTTATACGAAATTCTATCAGCCGAAAATGATGGAAAAGGCCAATTCATTCGGGATTTCAATGGTTGCATTGATTTTTTTCATCGTCGCTTCGATGAATGACGTGACTCCTTCGATGTTTGCCCATTCGGTGGTAAAAGTATTTATCATCCTGATCATCGGCATCATTGGAATCATCGGTGGCGGAATTGCTGCAGCAAAATTTTTAAAGTGGGATTATAACAAAGGAATCGCTGTTGCCTTGACTGCGCTGTTCGGCTTTCCGGGAGATTATTTCCTGTGCGAGGAAGTGAGTAGAAGCGCCGCTGAAAAAGAAGAAGAACGCAGCCTTATTTTCAATGAAATTTTGATGCCTATGCTTGTCGGGGGCTTCACGACCGTAACGACTGCTTCGATTATCATTGCCAGCATTTTGATGAATACGTTGTGAGGCATAGTTTAAAAGTGAAATTCTTTTCAAAAGGCTCTGTTAAACGCCGCTGTTGATTTCTGCGGGCCGGCCGGGAGCGGCTTTTCCCTCCGCAGTCTTCTACTTGCACTCCAATCAACAGATGGATAGAGCTAATATCCAAAGACTTTCAGAAATTTGATAATATCTACGAAATTGGCCATTATATTTTCAAAAATCCTGATATTTCGATAACTCTACATTTGACGCCATGTTTCGACCATCAAAAAGGAATCATCAGCGGATGATTCCTTTGATTTTCGCTTCAATAAATTCTCTTCACCACAATACGGGTTTGGCTACCATAAGCCACAGCATGGCGAGGAGGAGCAGGATGTAAATCCAGATCGAGCGGCTCAGCTTCTTGGCCACCTCGGCTTCGTCTGTCTCTTGGATGCCGAATTGTTTAAGCAGGGGTGAAAAAGCCCGTGCCAAGAAATACAGTGAACAGATAAGGATCGCCACAGTTGTAAGGATCCATGGAGCTTTCCATGTCCATGGCGTCGCGAGGATGAGTAAGAGGCCGCTCACCACCAAAACGTGGCCGGCATGCTTCGCCAGACGGACAGCTGATCGAAAGGTTTGAATATGCGCCTGCTGTACATCCCCGTTCGTGTCCCTTAATTTTTTGACCATCGGAATCAGGATAAAGAAGGGGCCGATGGACATGATGACACTCAGAATATGAATGTAAAGTAAGATATGTGCAATCATTTTTCTCCCACCATATTAACCATTGACTGAACGGAATTCATGCACCCATACTCTCATGTGCGGCAGCCAAGGCATGCCGGGGTGATAGGAAAGGATGGTTTGTTTGTATTCTTCAACAGATTGAAAACCTTCCTGCTTGGCGTGATCGTCCGTCAATTCCCCCAATGCCTGCGAGTAAACCTTTTCGACAACGAATGAATGTCCTTGCAGTTCCATGATCTCGCCCACATCTGCATATCTTCCGTTTCTGCGAGTAGCGGTCTTCTTGCCGTCGATCACCTTTTGAACATCGTCTTCCTTTGTCACCAAACGTTCAATTGTACATGTTTTCGGCGGTAATTCTTCTATGTTTTTTTCGTTTGTCATGATTATGCCTCCTTATGTAAAGCTGACTATTCCTTATTTTATCACAGCAGCTTGTTCTACAATTCATCTCCTCAATAATACAATAAAACAAGCCGTTTTGTAGATGAAGGAGTGTTTGGATGAGTTTATTTTTCAGCTATATTTTTCTTGGCCTTTCATTATCAGCTCCGATCGGACCGATCAATGCCGCACAATTGGACAAGGGAATGAAATACGGATTCCTGCATGCATGGCTGCTTGGGTTCGGAGCGATGCTGGCGGATTTGCTTTTTATGATGGTTATATATTATGGCGGTGCCAACTTTTTTACGCTTCCATTCATGAAATCATTGTTGTGGAGCTTTGGCTGTTTTGTCCTTATCTACACCGGTGTTGAAAGCCTGAAAAGTGCAGGGGTGCTTCTCGAAGAGCACCAGACAGATAAGGAATCCCCCTTGAAAGCTTTTTCTTCGGGTTTTTTCATGGCGATTTCCAATCCGTTGAACATTCTTTTTTGGTTCGGCATATATGGATCGGTATTAGCAAAAACGGCTGAATTGAATCACGGGCGGTTATCCGTCTTTTTTCACAGCACGGGCATCTTTGTCGGCATTTTCCTATGGGATATTGCCATGGCTCTATTGGCAAGCATCTTCAGGAATACGATCAATCCTAGCCTGCTTATGTTCATGTCGAGGACGGCAGGATTCATTTTGATCGGATTTGGAATTTATTTCGGTTTTCACGCTTACGTACAAATTTTTATGTAGCAGGGACATTCACCCATTATAGCCCCCATTAATACGTTATAAGGTGACTATGATAGGGGTGGATATGCTTTATGGCAGTACTGTTGACCAAAACAGAGATTGAAAATGAGACTATTGCTTTATCGGATTGGCAGATCGAGGCCTTTCAATCTTTCAAAAAAATGATAGCTGACGAAGAAAATACGTATCCATGCGTACCTGGACGACAAGGGTTTCAATCGGATCAGCTTCGTTTCAGCTTTATTTCTGATCCACGACTGGATATTGCCGGCACTGAGCTCGCTGAAATATTGAAACAATATGGAGAAATCTCAAGGGAAACCGGAAAATATGCCTCGCTTGTGCTGATTTTTGAAACACCGGAAGATATAAAAAGAACTTTTGATATCAATGAGTATGAAGATCTTTTCTGGACATTGCTTTCTCAAGTCAGCCTGATGGACGAGAAGCGTTGGCCTGACGGAATTTCACAGGACCCTTCCCACCATTCATGGGAATTTTGCTTTCATGGCGAGCCTTACTTTGCCTTTTGTGCAACACCGGCTCATACACAGCGAAAAAGCCGCTTTTTTACTCACTTTCTTATGGCCTTTCAGCCGCGATGGGTGTTTGAACATATGAACGATCAAACATTGCTTGGTCAGAATATGAAAAAAATCATTCGTGATCGGCTTGAGAAATACGACGAATCTCCTCCACATCCAGCCTTGAAATGGTATGGACAGGAAGACAACCATGAATGGATGCAATATTTCCTGCGTGATGATGAAACTGGCCCTTCCAAGTGTCCGTTTCACAATATGATGAGAGCGGGTAAGAAATAACTATTTTGAGGCGGGAGGGGCCTTCCATGATCTTCTCGCCATGATGGTGACCAACGATATGATGATGATAAACAGCAGGCTGACCCAAAAACCAGTCCTGCTTGTTTTTTCAATTGTTGAACCAGAAACGGCGATGACAATCAGTCCGATAGCAGCCAGCGTTTTGAATTGATCCTTCCATTTCAGCTTGAGCAGCTTCCGTGCAGTGAAAATAATAAAAAGCCACGTATAAAGAAGCAGCAGACTGCCGGCAGTTGTTACATATTCATACATATGCTTCGGCAGGACAAGCGCCATGATAATGGATGCTGCGAGGCAGGCGGTCGTCATGCCCAAGGCAGGGAATGAAAGCTTCCCTACCGATCTAGGCCGGAATAATTTCGGTGCATCGCCGTCCTTGGATAAATTCATCAGCATCAATGTCACACAATATAAGGATGCGACCATTGTAGAAAAGCCGGCAATGATCAAGACCCCGTTGAATAGATTGACGATGATGGGAAAATCGAAATGCTTCAAGGCTGTGATGAATGGACTTTCGTCAGTCGTGAACGAAGTGAGCGGGACTAATAGCAATGCCAAGAAGACAGAACCAAAATAAAGAACCGACAACAGAGTGATCATCAATTTACCGGACTTAGGAGCTTCCTTTGGATTCTGTAAATTGGTGGCCATCAACCCGATGACTTCGATCCCCGCGAAAGCATAAAAAGCATAGATGAAACTCTTCCAGCCCCCCATTACACCATCCTTGAACAATGGGTGTATATGGTAGTGAGGCCTTGCTACATCGATGGCGCCGCTGAAAGTCAAAATAGCCAGAAGGATGAACATGACGATGGCTGCAATTTTGATTAATGCGAAGACACTCTCAGCTTTTTCAAAAATTTTGCCGCCTGCCCCTGCAACGATCAGACCCAAAACACCGAAAATGGCAATTAGCAGCCATAAGGAAATATGGGGGAACCAGTACTGAGCGAACAGCCCAAGGGCAGTCAATGTACTTCCGACAATCATGATTTCTGAAGACCAATAGATCCACCCGATCATGAACCCTGCCCAATGTCCGAAAGCTTGGGATGCATAAGTCCGATACGATCCATCCAAGGGTTGCTGCGCGATCAGCTTTGCCAATGCATCAAAAACAAAATACGTACCGAGGGCAGCCAGGACCAGCGTAAGTATGACAGTGTAGCCGCTCTCCTCGATGGCAATGCTGATCCCCAGAAAGAATCCGGTTCCTGTCGTACATCCCACTCCAAGCAAGGAAAGCTGCCACCACGTCAAACTCCCGCTGGAAGAAGGTTGTTGCTGTTTATGGATTCGATGTTTTACCATGCTGCGGCTCCTTTCTTTTACGAAAAAAAATTGTTTGAAAATGAGCGTTGGCTGCGAAGGAATCTCCCCTATAGCTTCAAGCAATTCAATACTTTTATGTATGAGTTTTTCCTGCGTACCGCATACTTGAAGAGAGGAATCGAGCACTGACAGGAGGTTCACATGAAACAGGAATTTTTTATAGAAGCAGAAAAAGGGCTTGCTTTTACGGTGAAAAAAGGCCAAATCATCACCGTCATAGATGTGGAAGGAGAGCAGGTTGTGGATTTTGTGGTCTATCGCGAGGGTGATGTATCTGAAAGGATCGACCCAGGTGTGACGATGGATGCCCTCCACTCGTATATGGTAAAACCCGGCGACATCATCTATTCCAATAAATATCGGCCGATCATGTCGATCGTGGAAGACAAGGTCGGACGGCATGACTTTTTCAACCCCGCTTGCCGGCCGGAGATGTATGAGCTGCTTTATAATAAAGAAAATCATCGAAGCTGCTATGAAAACTTAAATGATGCCTTTACTCAATATGGCGTTCCGAAACCGGATCAGCACTATCCGTTTAATCTGTTTATGAACACGGTGGTCAAGGATGATGGAACGATGAGTGTGGAACGTCCTGTCTCCAAGCCGGGCGACTACATCAAACTCAAGGCAGAAATGGATTTGATCGTCGGTGCATCTGCATGCCCTTGCAGCGAGAGTGCATGCAACGGTTATGTTTGCACGCCCATTAAAATCGTGGTGGAATGATGCCTGCGTTTGCAGGCTTTTTT is a window of Falsibacillus albus DNA encoding:
- a CDS encoding N-acetylmuramoyl-L-alanine amidase, which translates into the protein MKRKWIKTGQFTAAIALSAAVLFPVGNVSVPNAATVHTAFAKTAVDPAQLQEAFKKAAKEFGVPEEILLAVSYNLTRWEQHDGKPSTSGGYGVMHLTQVDQLTQNDKGLDEAHSFQLSSQPGQHTLDQAAKLINEDPDVLKKDPAENIRGAAALLAQYAKDSLGAVPAKTEDWYGAVAKFSGSMEETAATGFADEVYSTIQNGLSRTTTDGQRLQIKPESVKENHETTKNFHFHKNKQDPRLEVPKGVDAQFIPAFYEQLSDNPGNYTDYDVADRPNFGPDIRYIVIHDTEVEYEPTINLFANPYGASANYVIRSADGQITQMVQNKDVAWHAGNWYFNMHSIGIEHEGYALQGGDWYSEQMYRASAKLVKYLATKYHIPLDRGHILSHSEVPGLSPYSQSRMHTDPGPFWDWEHYFELLGAPLKPEHGSKKIVTLKPHFETNKQIVDVEDGNLREHSTNFVYLYTEPSFDAPTITDAALPDARYDEALNWGNKAEAGQTYVLADSQGDWDAIWYAGQKAWFYNPHNKNSVEGKMLKMVTPKEGIDSIPVYGAAWPEESAYPEDVTPKSLLPLQYSITAGQVYAAEEKVKGDYYNAKVYTLSPYGVHKMVYGNEEYYRIHFNHRYAFVKASDVDVVR
- a CDS encoding spore coat protein is translated as MQNRFNPNNQMGSTNPTSQSSQLPPQMNHGGHEVFDLHEVIAGMINVLDQYMMFRLFVKDPELLQILDHQYQFILDQYNITCECFTSGKDPSHPTQSYSMGQSHNVTYGIKPTQPKKPNQSIMEIQDKGISGHMLGLIKSTASLLTMTSVEVTNPVVRRVLADNVPNFIEMAYEIFLYQNKHQYYQVPQLTQQDMMQMTNSYVPFTGRPQMPNPGQMNQQFPRQ
- a CDS encoding metal-dependent hydrolase family protein, whose translation is MAYKLIKNGTLIDGNGGEPIRNAAVLLKDGLIESAGTEAEVKVPQGQVEVVDAEEGYILPGFIDTHVHLMFEIGKVEEKLTTPFSFQFYKAIQHMKRTLDAGITTVRDAGGADAGVKKAVEDGVISGPRMQISITPLTITGGHGDQWMRSGLDATLHGYPGSPDGLCDGVEEVRKKVREVLRAGADIIKVHATGGVLSPTDHPEFTQFSREELEVIVQEAKYRRGLKVMAHAQGSEGIKNAVRAGIHSIEHGIFLDDETVELMLKHGTYLVPTLLAPVSVLESAEKDGSMPSYGVQKSREVIEIHKESIRQAYHAGVKIAMGTDAGVMAHGTNLRELGLMCEIGMTPMEAIVASTKTAAECLGWGDRLGTVEAGKYADIVVAKTNPLTDIQSLENNDHIVAVFKDGEIVKNLLTKEAAVQIS
- a CDS encoding DUF2269 family protein; amino-acid sequence: MIAHILLYIHILSVIMSIGPFFILIPMVKKLRDTNGDVQQAHIQTFRSAVRLAKHAGHVLVVSGLLLILATPWTWKAPWILTTVAILICSLYFLARAFSPLLKQFGIQETDEAEVAKKLSRSIWIYILLLLAMLWLMVAKPVLW
- a CDS encoding ASCH domain-containing protein, which produces MTNEKNIEELPPKTCTIERLVTKEDDVQKVIDGKKTATRRNGRYADVGEIMELQGHSFVVEKVYSQALGELTDDHAKQEGFQSVEEYKQTILSYHPGMPWLPHMRVWVHEFRSVNG
- a CDS encoding LysE family transporter, which codes for MSLFFSYIFLGLSLSAPIGPINAAQLDKGMKYGFLHAWLLGFGAMLADLLFMMVIYYGGANFFTLPFMKSLLWSFGCFVLIYTGVESLKSAGVLLEEHQTDKESPLKAFSSGFFMAISNPLNILFWFGIYGSVLAKTAELNHGRLSVFFHSTGIFVGIFLWDIAMALLASIFRNTINPSLLMFMSRTAGFILIGFGIYFGFHAYVQIFM
- a CDS encoding YqcI/YcgG family protein, with product MAVLLTKTEIENETIALSDWQIEAFQSFKKMIADEENTYPCVPGRQGFQSDQLRFSFISDPRLDIAGTELAEILKQYGEISRETGKYASLVLIFETPEDIKRTFDINEYEDLFWTLLSQVSLMDEKRWPDGISQDPSHHSWEFCFHGEPYFAFCATPAHTQRKSRFFTHFLMAFQPRWVFEHMNDQTLLGQNMKKIIRDRLEKYDESPPHPALKWYGQEDNHEWMQYFLRDDETGPSKCPFHNMMRAGKK
- a CDS encoding amino acid permease; this translates as MVKHRIHKQQQPSSSGSLTWWQLSLLGVGCTTGTGFFLGISIAIEESGYTVILTLVLAALGTYFVFDALAKLIAQQPLDGSYRTYASQAFGHWAGFMIGWIYWSSEIMIVGSTLTALGLFAQYWFPHISLWLLIAIFGVLGLIVAGAGGKIFEKAESVFALIKIAAIVMFILLAILTFSGAIDVARPHYHIHPLFKDGVMGGWKSFIYAFYAFAGIEVIGLMATNLQNPKEAPKSGKLMITLLSVLYFGSVFLALLLVPLTSFTTDESPFITALKHFDFPIIVNLFNGVLIIAGFSTMVASLYCVTLMLMNLSKDGDAPKLFRPRSVGKLSFPALGMTTACLAASIIMALVLPKHMYEYVTTAGSLLLLYTWLFIIFTARKLLKLKWKDQFKTLAAIGLIVIAVSGSTIEKTSRTGFWVSLLFIIIISLVTIMARRSWKAPPASK
- a CDS encoding DUF1989 domain-containing protein → MKQEFFIEAEKGLAFTVKKGQIITVIDVEGEQVVDFVVYREGDVSERIDPGVTMDALHSYMVKPGDIIYSNKYRPIMSIVEDKVGRHDFFNPACRPEMYELLYNKENHRSCYENLNDAFTQYGVPKPDQHYPFNLFMNTVVKDDGTMSVERPVSKPGDYIKLKAEMDLIVGASACPCSESACNGYVCTPIKIVVE